The Streptomyces sp. NBC_00670 genome window below encodes:
- a CDS encoding PspC domain-containing protein, translating into MTTLARPTNGRMIGGVCAALARRFGTSATTMRVIFLVSCLLPGPQFLLYIALWILLPSEHKTASAW; encoded by the coding sequence ATGACCACCCTGGCCCGCCCCACCAACGGACGGATGATCGGCGGAGTGTGCGCGGCCCTGGCCCGCCGCTTCGGTACCTCCGCGACGACGATGCGCGTGATCTTCCTGGTCTCGTGCCTGCTACCGGGCCCGCAGTTCCTGCTCTACATAGCCCTGTGGATCCTGCTGCCCTCGGAGCACAAGACGGCCTCGGCCTGGTGA
- a CDS encoding VanZ family protein, producing MQRQGPTRDNTTPRVNPTPRLRATGVALLVAHLTLVAWLTLRPLDVPWVSPANLRPFAGIRADLALPPAEAARRITAGLALLAPLGVLLPAVHARLHASPLASLIRTTAAGALLSLAITLAQTGVPGQVVDVDCLLLNTTGVALAHLAVVPAARARLRRRAEGGYGAALPGEEPAPEPSQGRTPTIPRVEVAP from the coding sequence GTGCAGCGACAAGGCCCCACCCGCGACAACACGACGCCCCGCGTCAACCCCACCCCGCGCCTCCGCGCGACAGGCGTCGCCCTCCTCGTCGCCCACCTCACCCTCGTCGCCTGGCTCACCCTCCGCCCCCTGGACGTCCCCTGGGTCAGCCCCGCCAACCTCCGCCCCTTCGCCGGCATCAGGGCCGACCTCGCCCTCCCCCCCGCGGAAGCGGCTCGCAGGATCACGGCAGGGCTCGCCCTGCTCGCCCCCCTCGGCGTCCTCCTCCCCGCCGTGCACGCCCGCCTGCACGCCTCCCCCCTCGCCTCACTCATCCGCACCACCGCCGCCGGCGCCCTCCTCTCCCTCGCCATCACGCTCGCTCAGACCGGCGTCCCCGGCCAGGTCGTGGACGTCGACTGCCTGCTGCTCAACACGACCGGCGTGGCCCTGGCCCACCTCGCCGTCGTCCCCGCGGCCCGCGCCCGGCTCCGCCGCCGGGCCGAGGGCGGGTACGGCGCCGCCCTCCCCGGGGAGGAGCCGGCACCCGAACCCTCTCAGGGTCGGACCCCGACGATTCCCAGGGTCGAAGTGGCTCCTTAG
- a CDS encoding HAMP domain-containing sensor histidine kinase, with product MEGAEGAEGTSGTTGASVVDEAQGGLRGWSAGRRRSVWSRIRLTSLRLRLVVVFGLVALTAAVSASGIAYWLNREAVLTRAQDAVLRDFQQEMQNRASALPTHPTQEQLQHTAGQMADSSQRFSVLLVAEDSDGRTVTGNSDLGSFTLEDVPASLRKAVGRQQPDSSGKKASYHLYWQRIDEDGRPYLVGGARVADGGPTGYMLKSLEPEAKDLNSLAWSLGIATALALVGAALLAQAAATTVLKPVHRLGIAARRLGEGKLDTRLRVSGTDELAELSRTFNQTAEALEKKVADMSSREEASRRFVADMSHELRTPLTAITAVTEVLEEELDAETGSVDPMIEPAVRLVVSETRRLNDLVENLMEVTRFDAGTARLVLDDVDIADQITACIDARAWLDAVELDAERGIMANLDPRRLDVILANLIGNALKHGGSPVRVAVRVDGADLLIRVRDHGPGIPEEVLPHVFDRFYKASASRPRSDGSGLGLSIAMENAHIHRGEITAANSPEGGAVFTLRLPRDASSLLDDGGREDDAEGAAGTEGEGR from the coding sequence ATCGAGGGGGCGGAGGGCGCCGAGGGGACGTCGGGGACCACGGGTGCTTCGGTCGTCGACGAGGCCCAGGGGGGTCTCCGGGGATGGTCCGCGGGGCGCCGGCGGAGCGTGTGGTCGCGGATCCGGCTGACCAGCCTCCGGCTGCGTCTGGTCGTCGTGTTCGGCCTGGTCGCGCTGACCGCCGCCGTCTCGGCGTCCGGGATCGCGTACTGGCTCAACCGCGAGGCCGTGCTCACCCGCGCCCAGGACGCCGTACTGCGCGACTTCCAGCAGGAGATGCAGAACAGGGCGAGCGCCCTGCCCACGCATCCCACCCAGGAGCAACTCCAGCACACCGCGGGGCAGATGGCCGACAGCAGCCAGCGCTTCAGCGTGCTGCTCGTCGCCGAGGACTCCGACGGTCGCACCGTCACCGGCAACTCGGACCTCGGCTCCTTCACCCTGGAGGACGTGCCGGCCTCGCTGCGCAAGGCGGTGGGCCGTCAGCAGCCCGACTCCTCGGGCAAGAAGGCCTCGTACCACCTGTACTGGCAGCGGATCGACGAGGACGGCCGGCCGTATCTCGTCGGCGGCGCCCGGGTGGCCGACGGCGGGCCGACCGGCTACATGCTCAAGTCCCTGGAGCCGGAGGCCAAGGACCTCAACTCGCTGGCCTGGTCGCTCGGCATCGCCACCGCGCTGGCCCTGGTCGGCGCCGCGCTGCTGGCGCAGGCGGCCGCGACGACGGTGCTCAAGCCGGTGCACCGGCTCGGCATCGCCGCGCGCCGGCTCGGCGAGGGCAAGCTCGACACCCGGCTGCGGGTCTCCGGCACCGACGAACTGGCCGAGCTGTCACGGACGTTCAACCAGACGGCGGAGGCGCTGGAGAAGAAGGTCGCGGACATGAGCTCCCGCGAGGAGGCCTCCCGCCGGTTCGTCGCCGACATGTCGCACGAACTGCGCACCCCGCTGACCGCGATCACGGCGGTGACGGAGGTGCTGGAGGAGGAGCTCGACGCCGAGACCGGCAGCGTCGACCCGATGATCGAGCCGGCCGTACGGCTCGTCGTCAGCGAGACCCGGCGACTGAACGACCTGGTCGAGAACCTGATGGAGGTCACCCGCTTCGACGCGGGCACCGCCCGGCTCGTCCTGGACGACGTGGACATCGCCGACCAGATCACCGCGTGCATCGACGCCCGCGCCTGGCTCGACGCCGTCGAACTGGACGCCGAGCGCGGCATCATGGCCAACCTCGACCCGCGCCGCCTGGACGTCATCCTCGCCAACCTGATCGGCAACGCGCTCAAGCACGGCGGTTCGCCGGTACGGGTCGCGGTCCGCGTGGACGGCGCCGACCTGCTGATCCGGGTGCGGGACCACGGGCCCGGCATCCCCGAGGAAGTCCTGCCGCACGTCTTCGACCGCTTCTACAAGGCGAGCGCCTCCCGCCCGCGCTCCGACGGCAGCGGGCTCGGGCTGTCCATCGCCATGGAGAACGCGCACATCCACCGCGGCGAGATCACCGCGGCCAACTCGCCGGAGGGCGGCGCGGTGTTCACGCTGCGCCTGCCCCGGGACGCCTCCTCGCTCCTCGACGACGGCGGGCGCGAGGACGACGCCGAGGGAGCCGCGGGCACCGAGGGAGAGGGCCGATGA
- the afsQ1 gene encoding two-component system response regulator AfsQ1 translates to MPSLLLIEDDDAIRTALELSLTRQGHRVATAATGEDGLKLLREQRPDLIVLDVMLPGIDGFEVCRRVRRTDQLPIILLTARNDDIDVVVGLESGADDYVVKPVQGRVLDARIRAVLRRGERESSDSATFGSLVIDRSAMTVTKNGEDLQLTPTELRLLLELSRRPGQALSRQQLLRLVWEHDYLGDSRLVDACVQRLRAKVEDVPSSPTLIRTVRGVGYRLDAPQ, encoded by the coding sequence GTGCCTTCCCTGTTGCTGATCGAGGACGACGACGCCATCCGTACGGCCCTGGAGCTCTCTTTGACGCGCCAGGGCCACCGGGTGGCCACTGCTGCCACCGGTGAGGACGGTCTGAAACTGCTGCGCGAGCAGCGGCCGGACCTGATCGTGCTGGATGTGATGCTGCCCGGCATCGACGGCTTCGAGGTGTGCCGCCGCGTGCGGCGCACCGACCAGTTGCCGATCATCCTGCTCACCGCGCGCAACGACGACATCGACGTGGTGGTCGGACTGGAGTCCGGCGCCGACGACTACGTCGTCAAACCCGTGCAGGGCCGGGTGCTCGACGCCCGGATCCGCGCGGTGCTGCGCCGCGGCGAACGCGAGTCCAGCGACTCGGCGACGTTCGGTTCCCTGGTGATCGACCGCTCGGCGATGACGGTCACCAAGAACGGCGAGGATCTGCAACTGACGCCGACGGAACTGCGGTTGCTGCTCGAACTGAGCCGGCGGCCCGGACAGGCGCTGTCCCGGCAGCAGTTGCTGCGGCTCGTGTGGGAGCACGACTACCTGGGCGACTCCCGGCTCGTGGACGCGTGTGTGCAGCGGCTGCGCGCCAAGGTCGAGGACGTGCCGTCGTCCCCGACGCTCATCCGTACGGTGCGTGGCGTGGGTTACCGGCTGGACGCGCCTCAGTGA
- a CDS encoding SigE family RNA polymerase sigma factor yields MNTLHGTMTSAVVTRLHDVNRATVRGRGRQHAAAWMTVVDGRTGDSATTGAEGTAYGEAQGERRSAAEAEFTAYVEERRASLYATAYHLTGDRFEAEDLLQSALFSTYRAWDRITDKAAVGGYLRRTMTNLHISAWRRRKLNEYPTEELPETAGDTDAMRGTELRAVLWQALARLPELQRTMLVLRYYEGRTDPEIADILGISVGTVKSSIWRSLRRLREDEVLSFGRDEEESFGELVA; encoded by the coding sequence ATGAACACGCTGCACGGCACCATGACAAGCGCGGTTGTCACGCGGCTCCACGACGTCAACCGGGCCACGGTCCGCGGCCGTGGACGTCAGCACGCCGCCGCCTGGATGACGGTGGTCGACGGCCGCACGGGGGACAGCGCCACCACGGGGGCGGAGGGAACCGCGTACGGGGAGGCCCAGGGGGAGCGACGGTCCGCGGCGGAGGCGGAGTTCACCGCCTACGTCGAGGAGCGCCGCGCCTCCCTGTACGCGACCGCCTACCACCTCACCGGTGACCGCTTCGAGGCCGAGGACCTGCTGCAGAGCGCGCTGTTCTCGACGTACCGGGCCTGGGACCGGATCACCGACAAGGCGGCGGTCGGGGGTTACCTCCGCCGCACCATGACCAATCTGCACATCAGCGCGTGGCGCCGCCGCAAGCTGAACGAGTACCCGACCGAGGAACTGCCGGAGACCGCCGGCGACACGGACGCGATGCGCGGCACCGAGCTGCGCGCCGTCCTGTGGCAGGCGCTCGCCCGGCTGCCGGAACTCCAGCGCACCATGCTGGTCCTGCGCTACTACGAGGGGCGCACGGACCCGGAGATCGCGGACATCCTCGGCATCAGCGTCGGCACGGTGAAGTCCAGCATCTGGCGGTCGCTCCGCCGGCTGCGCGAGGACGAGGTCCTCAGCTTCGGCCGTGACGAGGAGGAGTCCTTCGGCGAGCTCGTCGCCTGA
- a CDS encoding uridine kinase, giving the protein MSPHPPSPARVVLLCGPSGSGKSLVAARSGLPVLRLDDFYKDGDDPTLPLVPGSSDIDWDAPGSWDQDAAVAAVAELCASGRTTVPVYDLSLSARTGTDELDIGRTPLFVAEGVFAAEIVARCRELGLLGEALCLTRGPVKTFRRRFLRDLREGRKSVPFLLRRGWRLMRAERSIVARQTGLGAHPCDRDEALSRMAAAAVGRAAGSTVA; this is encoded by the coding sequence GTGAGCCCGCATCCCCCGTCACCCGCCCGCGTCGTGCTGCTCTGCGGCCCCTCCGGCTCGGGCAAGTCCCTCGTCGCCGCCCGCTCCGGGCTTCCCGTCCTCCGTCTGGACGACTTCTACAAGGACGGTGACGACCCCACGCTGCCGCTGGTACCGGGGAGTTCGGACATCGACTGGGACGCCCCCGGGTCCTGGGACCAGGACGCCGCCGTCGCCGCCGTCGCCGAGCTGTGCGCGAGCGGCCGTACGACGGTGCCGGTGTACGACCTCTCGCTCAGCGCCCGTACCGGCACGGACGAGCTGGACATCGGGCGGACCCCGCTGTTCGTCGCGGAGGGCGTCTTCGCCGCCGAGATCGTGGCCCGCTGCCGGGAGCTGGGGCTGCTCGGGGAGGCGCTGTGCCTGACCCGGGGGCCGGTGAAGACGTTCCGCCGGCGGTTCCTGCGCGATCTGCGCGAGGGCCGCAAGTCGGTGCCGTTCCTGCTGCGCCGCGGCTGGCGGCTGATGCGCGCCGAGCGCTCGATCGTCGCCCGGCAGACGGGGCTCGGCGCCCACCCCTGCGACCGCGACGAGGCGCTGAGCCGGATGGCCGCCGCGGCGGTGGGGCGGGCGGCGGGCTCCACGGTGGCGTAA
- a CDS encoding bifunctional serine/threonine-protein kinase/glutamate ABC transporter substrate-binding protein: MHNDDGVSGVGGGADGHPEDRHSAPRTVIEGRYELVEPIGSGGMGEVWKAYDRRLRRFVAVKGLLDRRAMPPDAQAAAIHRARREAEALAKIEHQNVVTVHDQIETADQVWIVMKLLEGRSLADLLSRDGVLGVPRAAAIGLQMAQGLRAVHEASVLHRDVKPGNVLVRDGGQVVLVDFGIATFEGADRVTRYGGIIGTPPYLAPELFAPGTPGPTPASDLWALGVTLYEMVEGRLPFAGSEVWEVQANIQQHPDPVLRYAGPLGPVIQGLLVTDPHRRPDAATAEQMLREVLADPGAPTPARAATPAPAATPAVTQAPPPTAPPTPSAALSTPAAAVPEPAVPGPAVSGPVVPEPVVPEPAVSSSGALPPEPSPAVSRGGRGRFRAWKVAAAAACVVLLAGGGWLISQGNSGGQRDDASGQQGAGTAGGDTEKAWQQWKNATKRLTIGAKEDQPGLSLHDRKTDAWSGFDIDIAYSLARELGYDKDQVDFYGVTTANRASKLKNGEVDLVIASYSMTPEREKRDGIRFVGPYYKAGTSLLVRRKSAKYDLNEAVDVKRNHVDVCTARDSTYADRLEKEGYATGKWQPDTYKECVERLLDKSSSVYAVASDDVLLAGYAKNDPAQLKLLPSGVGTEPYGVAMRKDDPVLRTKVCSALKKVLTGDEWPKTYMKDLSPLTGRKTAPSRPELRPCSDE; this comes from the coding sequence GTGCACAACGACGACGGAGTCAGCGGGGTCGGCGGCGGCGCCGACGGACATCCCGAGGATCGTCACTCCGCCCCCCGCACCGTGATCGAAGGCCGCTACGAGCTGGTGGAGCCCATCGGCAGCGGGGGCATGGGCGAGGTCTGGAAGGCCTACGACAGGCGGCTGCGCCGGTTCGTCGCCGTCAAGGGGCTCCTCGACCGCAGAGCCATGCCACCGGACGCGCAGGCGGCCGCGATACACCGGGCCCGTCGGGAAGCGGAGGCCCTGGCCAAGATCGAACACCAGAACGTGGTGACGGTCCACGACCAGATCGAGACCGCCGACCAGGTCTGGATCGTCATGAAGCTCCTCGAAGGGCGTTCACTCGCCGACCTGTTGAGCCGTGACGGGGTCCTCGGCGTGCCCAGGGCCGCGGCGATCGGGCTCCAGATGGCACAGGGACTGCGGGCGGTCCACGAGGCGTCGGTCCTGCACCGCGACGTCAAGCCGGGCAACGTCCTGGTGCGGGACGGCGGCCAGGTGGTCCTGGTGGACTTCGGCATCGCCACCTTCGAGGGCGCGGACCGGGTCACCCGGTACGGCGGCATCATCGGCACACCTCCCTACCTGGCGCCCGAACTCTTCGCTCCCGGCACCCCCGGCCCCACGCCCGCCTCCGACCTGTGGGCGCTGGGCGTCACCCTGTACGAGATGGTCGAGGGACGCCTGCCCTTCGCCGGGAGCGAGGTCTGGGAGGTCCAGGCCAACATCCAGCAGCATCCCGACCCCGTGCTCCGGTACGCGGGCCCCCTCGGCCCCGTCATCCAGGGGCTGCTGGTCACGGACCCGCACCGGCGCCCGGACGCGGCCACGGCGGAGCAGATGCTCCGGGAGGTGCTCGCGGACCCGGGCGCGCCGACCCCCGCGCGGGCCGCCACGCCCGCCCCGGCCGCCACCCCGGCCGTCACCCAGGCACCCCCGCCGACGGCCCCACCCACGCCGTCCGCCGCACTGTCCACACCGGCGGCGGCCGTGCCGGAACCCGCCGTGCCGGGACCTGCCGTGTCGGGACCTGTCGTACCGGAACCCGTTGTACCGGAACCCGCCGTGTCCTCCTCCGGAGCCCTCCCTCCCGAGCCGTCGCCCGCGGTGTCGCGCGGGGGCCGCGGCCGGTTCCGGGCCTGGAAGGTGGCGGCGGCCGCGGCCTGTGTCGTCCTGCTGGCCGGGGGAGGCTGGCTGATCTCCCAGGGCAACTCCGGGGGCCAACGGGACGACGCCTCCGGGCAACAGGGAGCGGGCACCGCGGGGGGTGACACGGAGAAGGCGTGGCAGCAGTGGAAGAACGCCACGAAGAGGCTGACGATCGGCGCTAAGGAGGATCAGCCAGGGCTGAGCCTGCACGACAGGAAGACGGACGCCTGGAGCGGGTTCGACATCGACATCGCCTACTCCCTCGCCCGTGAACTGGGCTACGACAAGGACCAGGTGGACTTCTACGGGGTCACCACGGCCAACCGGGCGAGCAAGCTGAAGAACGGGGAGGTGGACCTGGTCATCGCCTCGTACAGCATGACGCCCGAGCGCGAGAAGCGGGACGGCATCCGATTCGTCGGCCCCTACTACAAGGCGGGCACCAGCCTCCTCGTGCGCCGGAAGTCCGCGAAGTACGACCTCAACGAGGCCGTCGACGTGAAGAGGAACCACGTCGACGTGTGCACGGCACGGGATTCCACGTACGCGGACCGGCTGGAGAAGGAGGGCTACGCCACGGGGAAGTGGCAGCCCGACACCTACAAGGAGTGCGTGGAAAGGCTGTTGGACAAGAGTTCGAGCGTGTACGCGGTCGCCTCGGACGACGTCCTCCTCGCCGGGTACGCCAAGAACGATCCCGCGCAGCTGAAACTGCTGCCCAGCGGTGTGGGCACGGAGCCCTACGGGGTGGCGATGCGCAAGGACGACCCCGTGCTGCGGACCAAGGTCTGCTCGGCGCTCAAGAAGGTCCTGACCGGCGACGAGTGGCCGAAGACGTACATGAAGGACCTGTCCCCGCTGACGGGACGGAAGACGGCACCGAGCAGACCGGAGCTGAGACCGTGCTCGGATGAGTGA
- a CDS encoding tetratricopeptide repeat protein translates to MDRRKFVLAASAAVGLAALDATDVEAITRRVTKPGPVAVGMGEVAAVRTMTTTLGDAASELGGGHARHLAVRYLTVDVKRWLNGRFTDPVGRDLFAATSELVQLIGWMARDEGLQGLCQKYHLHAFRLADEAGQSELAATALRGLADQAIDLGHLPVAVRLAEACESRGRKLDNPKALAYYRNTYARAAAVDGDRTTATTMLSGSQQAIERAPAKPGQSWASHYSHGRWAHESGMIHTRLGDYAAAEEHLHLALDIHGLDRRRTRAIVLADLGHVQLKRGNTAQALATWNEFLDCAEGVQSVRIDDGAGNIAARLPLLGDSADAAALAERLATRT, encoded by the coding sequence GTGGATCGACGCAAGTTTGTTCTCGCAGCCTCCGCCGCCGTGGGCCTGGCCGCCCTGGACGCGACCGACGTCGAGGCCATCACCCGCCGCGTGACCAAGCCCGGCCCCGTAGCCGTCGGGATGGGTGAAGTCGCCGCCGTGCGCACGATGACCACCACCCTGGGCGATGCCGCCTCCGAACTCGGCGGAGGGCACGCGCGCCACCTCGCCGTGCGCTACTTGACCGTGGACGTCAAACGCTGGCTCAACGGACGTTTCACCGACCCGGTCGGCCGTGACCTGTTCGCCGCCACCTCCGAACTGGTGCAGCTCATCGGCTGGATGGCCCGGGACGAAGGCCTCCAGGGCCTGTGCCAGAAATACCACCTGCACGCCTTCCGCCTCGCCGACGAGGCCGGCCAGAGCGAACTCGCCGCCACCGCTCTGCGCGGCCTCGCCGACCAGGCGATCGACCTCGGGCACCTGCCGGTCGCCGTCCGCCTCGCCGAGGCGTGCGAGAGCCGGGGCCGAAAGCTCGACAACCCCAAAGCCCTCGCGTACTACCGCAACACCTACGCCCGCGCCGCCGCCGTGGACGGAGACCGCACCACCGCGACGACGATGCTTTCCGGCTCGCAGCAGGCGATCGAGCGGGCCCCGGCAAAGCCGGGCCAGTCCTGGGCCTCGCACTACAGCCATGGCCGCTGGGCCCACGAGTCCGGCATGATCCACACCCGCCTGGGCGACTACGCCGCGGCCGAAGAACACCTTCACCTCGCGCTCGACATCCACGGCCTCGACCGCAGGCGCACCCGGGCGATCGTGCTGGCCGATCTCGGGCACGTTCAGCTCAAGCGCGGCAACACCGCCCAGGCGCTAGCGACGTGGAACGAGTTCCTCGACTGCGCCGAGGGCGTGCAGTCCGTGCGCATCGACGACGGCGCCGGCAACATCGCCGCCCGCCTCCCTCTCCTCGGTGACAGCGCCGATGCGGCGGCGCTCGCCGAACGCCTGGCCACCCGCACCTGA
- the rfbB gene encoding dTDP-glucose 4,6-dehydratase: MDRVLVTGGAGFIGSHFTKRLLEHDDVASVTVLDALTYAGHVENLGEAFGSEKLTFIHGNILDVALVDDLVSRHTAIVHFAAESHVDRSLFDARAFLATNVQGTQTLLDASMRHGIQRFVHVSTDEVYGPLARGAATEENPLRPSVPYAASKAAGDLVALSYFQTYGVPVCVTRSSNNFGPFQHPEKIIPLFVTRLLRGEPVTLHDRGQHVRNWLHVDDNCAGIELVLRGGIPGEVYNIGGGTDLTSKELTGQLLRLCGAGWDAVTYIPDRPANDIRYSMAWGKIAHQLGYAPRRDFREALSDTVEWYRRNHTRWARGLTAAHPHVTLDTAQEAPHV; this comes from the coding sequence ATGGACCGCGTACTCGTCACAGGAGGAGCCGGTTTCATCGGTTCCCACTTCACGAAGCGTCTCCTTGAGCACGACGACGTCGCGAGCGTGACCGTGCTCGATGCTCTGACCTATGCCGGACACGTCGAGAATCTGGGAGAGGCGTTCGGCAGCGAGAAGCTGACGTTCATCCACGGCAACATCCTCGACGTGGCGCTGGTCGACGACCTCGTCTCCCGGCACACCGCCATCGTGCACTTCGCCGCCGAGTCGCACGTGGACCGCTCCCTCTTCGACGCACGCGCGTTCCTCGCGACGAACGTGCAGGGTACGCAGACCCTTCTGGATGCCTCGATGCGCCACGGCATCCAGCGCTTCGTGCACGTCTCCACCGACGAGGTGTACGGGCCGCTGGCCCGCGGGGCAGCGACCGAGGAGAACCCGCTGCGTCCGTCCGTTCCCTACGCCGCGTCGAAGGCGGCCGGCGACCTGGTGGCGCTCTCCTACTTCCAGACCTACGGCGTGCCGGTGTGCGTGACGCGCTCCTCCAACAATTTCGGACCGTTCCAGCACCCGGAGAAGATCATCCCGCTGTTCGTCACCCGGCTCCTCAGGGGAGAACCGGTCACGCTCCACGACCGTGGACAGCATGTACGCAACTGGCTCCACGTCGACGACAACTGCGCCGGGATCGAACTCGTCCTGCGCGGCGGCATCCCCGGAGAGGTGTACAACATCGGCGGCGGAACGGACCTGACGAGCAAGGAACTGACCGGGCAGCTGCTGCGCCTGTGCGGCGCCGGCTGGGACGCGGTCACCTACATCCCCGACCGGCCGGCCAATGACATCCGGTACTCGATGGCTTGGGGCAAGATCGCCCACCAGCTCGGCTACGCGCCCCGACGCGACTTCCGCGAGGCCCTGTCCGACACCGTCGAGTGGTACCGCCGCAACCACACCCGGTGGGCACGCGGCCTGACCGCCGCCCATCCCCACGTCACCCTCGACACGGCTCAGGAGGCGCCGCATGTCTGA
- a CDS encoding ATP-grasp domain-containing protein has translation MSEHWPTGALIVLGASEEHIPLYREARRRNIPSIAVDMRADAPAFAFADAVLAISTRDADAIADALGDVRPAGIVGGASDAAPATWHTLGLRYGTAYVYPEKALAAGDKAAFHTLAASCGATGYAWTASDNPEEVVAKAARLYFPLMVKPVDGSGSKGVTHVTRCDDLSGAVACARSCSASGSVIVEEFVRGRPLAVEVFMQDSQALLTCITEKTFVDSSFVVRGLSTARLPSAVHDHLKVTVERLCRALGIVDGPANFDVVLGTDGQARVIEANARLGGDGVPRLLAAAYGVNVVRGLVALALGEPFGDHLTPTRTGHAALELIGSTLTEDGELLTWEGVAGARSIPGVTDIELYAKPGDLVRPHDQSGHKIGLIVAAGASAADATSVLTTARALIRPVIRPVSIGDLADLDHPAGVRGGRS, from the coding sequence ATGTCTGAGCACTGGCCCACGGGCGCACTGATCGTGCTGGGCGCCTCGGAGGAGCACATCCCGCTGTACCGGGAGGCGCGGCGCCGCAACATCCCGTCCATCGCCGTGGACATGCGGGCGGACGCTCCCGCGTTCGCGTTCGCCGACGCCGTCCTGGCCATCTCCACCCGGGACGCCGACGCCATCGCCGACGCACTGGGCGACGTGCGCCCCGCCGGGATCGTCGGCGGCGCGAGCGACGCCGCGCCGGCCACCTGGCACACCCTGGGCCTGCGATACGGCACCGCGTACGTGTACCCCGAGAAGGCACTCGCGGCCGGTGACAAGGCCGCCTTCCACACCCTCGCCGCGTCCTGCGGAGCCACCGGATACGCCTGGACCGCGTCGGACAACCCGGAGGAGGTTGTCGCGAAGGCGGCCCGGCTGTACTTCCCGCTCATGGTCAAGCCGGTGGACGGGTCGGGCAGCAAGGGTGTCACCCACGTCACCCGCTGCGACGACCTGTCCGGTGCCGTTGCCTGTGCCCGCTCCTGCTCCGCCTCCGGGTCGGTGATCGTGGAAGAGTTCGTGCGGGGCCGCCCGCTGGCCGTCGAGGTCTTCATGCAGGACAGCCAGGCACTGTTGACCTGCATCACGGAAAAGACCTTCGTCGACTCCAGCTTCGTTGTCCGAGGCCTGAGCACCGCGCGGCTGCCCTCCGCGGTACACGACCACCTCAAGGTCACCGTGGAACGGTTGTGCCGTGCCCTCGGTATCGTCGACGGCCCGGCGAACTTCGACGTCGTCCTCGGTACGGACGGCCAGGCGCGCGTCATCGAGGCCAACGCCCGTCTCGGCGGTGACGGCGTCCCGCGACTGCTCGCCGCCGCCTACGGCGTGAATGTCGTACGCGGGCTCGTCGCCCTCGCCCTCGGTGAACCGTTCGGCGATCACCTGACGCCCACGCGCACTGGGCACGCGGCACTTGAGCTGATCGGCTCAACCCTGACGGAAGATGGCGAACTCCTCACCTGGGAAGGCGTGGCCGGGGCCCGCAGCATCCCCGGAGTCACCGACATCGAGCTGTACGCCAAGCCGGGCGACCTCGTACGCCCGCACGACCAGTCCGGCCACAAGATCGGTCTGATCGTCGCGGCCGGAGCGTCCGCAGCGGACGCGACCTCGGTCCTCACCACGGCCCGCGCACTGATCCGGCCGGTCATCCGGCCGGTGTCCATCGGCGACCTGGCCGATCTCGACCACCCCGCCGGGGTGCGGGGAGGAAGGTCATGA